The Bernardetia sp. ABR2-2B DNA window ATATTATTTATTACTATTTTAAAATAAAAAATAGCTTGAATTAATTTAAAAGTTGAAATTTTTATAGATATAGATAGCTCTATTTTATCTGAAAAATAGATAGTCAATATAAAAATCACTTCAATATATATTGTTAATTGATTATAAAGCCAATTTTATTGCCTAAACAGTTGATTTATTATCAAAAACAAACAGCTCTGCAAAGTTATGTATTTTATTAGAAAGTTACAAAATTAAAAGTATTAGTTTTGCTTTAATTTATAACTTATTGATTTTAAGTATATTCAATAATTTGATATTTTTTTATCCTCACCTCATCTAATGAATTAATCATTATTATATACATAGCAAGGTTTTAATTTGAATTGTTAAAACTAGTGTTTATGACTACTTCATTTAACAAACCTCACTCATTTTAAGTTATACAATTGAAACTTATTCTACTCAAAATAATCTAATAATCTAGGCAAAACAATTCTATTACTATTTTTTACAGCTCATTATGTCAGAATCACAAATTAAAAATACTGCTATTACTCAATATGAATCAACTTTATATTTTCCTTTTGAAATCTGTAAAGGAGAAATAGGCAAAAAAGTTCTAATTTCAGAGCTTTCTCAAACAGTTCTTTGTAGTTCATACAATCAACTTGTGATTAGCTTTTGTATGGAATGGCAGAGCAATAAAAGTGAATTTATAGTTCATACATCAGGTTCAACAGGCATTCCTAAGCCCATTTCGCTTACTAGAAAACAGATGAAAAATAGTGTTTTTGCAACAGCTCAAGCATTGGACTTGAAGCAGAATGAACGTTTTCTAATTTGCCTAAATACTGAATATATTGCAGGGAAAATGATGCTTGTTCGTGGAATGGAATTAGATGCAGAAATGATAATAGTTCCTCCCAAACGAAATCCCTTGGAAGATTTTGATGAAAAAATGTGGTTTGATTTTGCTGCTTTTGTACCGATGCAATTACAAACTATTTTAGATGAAACTCCTGAAAAAATTGCGATTTTGCGTCAGATGAAAGCTATTATTATTGGTGGTGCGCCTGTTTCATATTCACTTCTCAAAAAAATACGTTCTACAAAAGCACTCAACAGAGTGCCTATTTATTCTACCTATGGAATGAGCGAAACGGTTACACATATCGCATTAAAAAGACTTAATAATAAGAGGGGAAAATGCAAAAAAGAGCTTTCAGATACTTATAAAACACTTCCAAATGTAAAAATAAAAACGGATGAGCGTGGCTGCTTAGTTATTTCTGCACCTCATACTTTAGGAAAAGAAATTATTACGAACGATTTAGTAGATATAAAAAATGAAAATGAGTTTGAATGGCTTGGTCGTGCAGATTTTGCTATAAATACAGGAGGAGTAAAGGTTTTTCCAGAAAAAGTAGAAGTTTTTATTGAAAGAGCTTTTTATGAATTGAATTTAAAAAGACGTTTCTTTATTTCTTCTAAGCCTGATGAGACATTAGGTGAAAAAGTAATTCTGATTATTGAAGGTTTACCATTTGATAAAAAATTTGAAAATGACCTTTTAGAGCATCTCAAAACAAACCTTCCTGCTTATCATGCGCCAAAACAGTTTTTTTACCTCTCTAATTTTGCTATGACAAAAACAAGTAAAATAGATAGAAAAGAATGTATGAATTTAATTTTTTAATGAATTTTCAATATCCTTTAAAATAGTTATTTTTGTATTTATATAAAAAAAAATATCCTAAAATGAAAAAAACAGAAATAGTATTATTATTTACTTCACTTCTTTTAGTTTCATTATTTGGATTTGAAGTTTTAGGACAAACAAATTTTCTCATAAAAGGAAAAGTTATTGATTCAGAAACTAAAGAACTCTTACCTTTTGCTTCTATCGGAATTGAAGGAACAAGCGTAGGAACGGCAAGTAATTCGACTGGGTTTTTTGAGTTTAGGCTCAATCCTACTTGGAAGGATAAGTTTATTGTTTGTTCTTTTGTAGGTTATCAGTCTTTCAAAATAAAGGTTTCGGAAGCCTATCAATATTCTAAAAATAATCAATTGACCTTCGCATTAAAACCAAGTGAATCGCTCAAAACGGTTACGATTAGTTCAAAGAGGATTCCTAAAGTGAAAAAAATAATGAAACAAGTTATAAAAAACTTACCTAAAAACTATCCTCAAACGCCTTATAACGCAGATTTTTTTTACAGAGAATATTTGAAAGATTCGACAG harbors:
- a CDS encoding AMP-binding protein, which translates into the protein MSESQIKNTAITQYESTLYFPFEICKGEIGKKVLISELSQTVLCSSYNQLVISFCMEWQSNKSEFIVHTSGSTGIPKPISLTRKQMKNSVFATAQALDLKQNERFLICLNTEYIAGKMMLVRGMELDAEMIIVPPKRNPLEDFDEKMWFDFAAFVPMQLQTILDETPEKIAILRQMKAIIIGGAPVSYSLLKKIRSTKALNRVPIYSTYGMSETVTHIALKRLNNKRGKCKKELSDTYKTLPNVKIKTDERGCLVISAPHTLGKEIITNDLVDIKNENEFEWLGRADFAINTGGVKVFPEKVEVFIERAFYELNLKRRFFISSKPDETLGEKVILIIEGLPFDKKFENDLLEHLKTNLPAYHAPKQFFYLSNFAMTKTSKIDRKECMNLIF